CGACGGAAATAGACGGCTGCATGTCCTCGAGGTATTGACCAACTTCTCGGCAGAGTCCAACCGCGATTTCTACGCTGTCATCGGTCGGCTTgtgcagcagcaacagtaGGATCTGCCCTGCAAGCATCTCGTGCTGGACTTGCTGGTTGATGAGGTGTGCGAGGAAGGTAGTCGACGATAGACAGACAGACTTGTCGTTCCGCTTGAAGCCCTTGCGGAACTGCATTATCAACCTCTTGATCAACAACTCGCCAACCTGAGGCAACTTGGTGTTGACgatggctgccatggccgcataGATGGGGGTAAAGGGCAAGCTGGCAGCCTGTGCCTTCATGATGGACCGGCAAAACAGTCCCCGTCCTCGGACCAGGTTCTCGGCAAACAGCTCGGGAACAATATGCTTGATATTCGCCGtgttgaccttgttgatCAGACCGTTGATGCTCTTCTTCAGCGCCTCCCAGGCCATGCGCTGATACTCCTTGCTTGTCTTGTCGGTGATTTGCGCCTGCAGCGCCCTCAGCCTCGCGGGCGGGATGTACGTGCCTCCAGACCGCATGTTGAGAAGCTTTTCATATTCTGCCTTTGCCGcggcctgcttctcctcctcggttcgcacgggcggcggcgttCGCTCGCGAGGTGGCGGACGGTACGAGTCGGCCTCTCGCTGAGGCCCGCGCTCGCGTTCGCGCTCACGACGCGGAATGCTAACGTCGGCGGACGCCATTGTTGATTCCGAGATTCTGCGACTGGCACAGCGACAGAAGGCAGAAGTCGCCTTGGGATGCTCAAATGTTGGTTGCGAGGGATATCTCGGTGCACGTTGAAGGTCGCCAAGGCAGCTTCAAGGTCGAGTGTCCGACTTGGGAAAAAATGTGTGCACGGACCAACAGGCTGGAGTCACGCCAACGCGCAGGTATTACCCCGTACCCTAACCCTGACGCTATAATCCTTACCCCTAGGCCCCTACCCGTGATCTTCCCACTACATATTTGCCAGAGCTCGTCATGAGACTATTTTTTCTCGCCGTCTCTCTTTTTGAATTGCTTCCACGGCTCCAACAACGTTGCAGGGTCTTTAAGACGCCGAGTTCTTGACTCAGTGGTCTCGTGGCGATGCTTTTGCTACATGTTTACGCCGACGTTTGTGTGGAACGTGGCGACGACATGTCTCGATACACCCTTCGGCTCTACACCCATCTAACGGGACTGACTGGACACCGAGCACTGTGCAGCAGACCACCCATATGGTTAGGGCATCTTTTCCCGTTGCTGTTCGTATGAGTGTACGGTTTCAGTTGAGCTTCAATGTGGCGTTGTTTCCTCAGTTTCGAGACCAGCAAAATACGACACATCTACATGGCAAGACTGACTTCCATCTAGGCTAAGTGTTGGTTCAGAGGAAGAAAGACGGTGAAAGTATATATAGAAGTGTAGGAACACGACTGCTTCATTCTCGAAGAGCTCAAGAGCAACACCACGCAGGAAGACTGATTCTAACCCACCACCTATTTCCACTTTGACGCCTCCATCTTGTGCAGGATGAAGCCAACAACCTTgatccttcttcttcttctcaggCAGGTTTCTGCCTTGCTGTCACCACAAGCCTGCACCGCATTCAAATCTGTCCTCAAGCGGAAAAGGCTCTGCTGCGACGAAGCCGCCAACACTCTCTTCTGGATGAACAAACTCTTAGGCCTGAGAATCTGCTACAAACTCGGCAGTATCCTCAAGGGCCTGAGTTGTACTCCAGCAAGCACAACCTCCTCCATTCGACCTTACCGTCTGCTCAGGCGAGCCCTTGTAGTGCTGTCTCCGCCTCCGCGGTAAACGCGCCGTCAGAAGCTGATGCAACATGGACTGTGACGAAAGAGCTAAGTAGAATGTGCATTGCATCTGAACCGTCCTGAAATGGGAATGAATTAGTAAACTAAGCAATCGCGTTGCTATCCAGGTGTTCCTCACAGCTTCCATAGCCAACCAAATATGAATGATCTAATTCAATGAAACTCTGCAGTTGAATTATCTCCAGAGAGCAGGGAAGCCGGCGAAGTAATACATTGGCAGTCTCATTAGTTGGGTACGCCCGTTCCGccaggccgacggcgaccaGGAAGCCTGCCTAATGTATTGGAGACCGGTAATTCTCATTTTCGTAGTCAACGAACGTATCACCATTGATATATAACTAGTACATGGTAACTATAGAGATAACAAAGCCATGGTCCCTGTGGCCATGTCTCTTATTCGTTTTTCGCCCCGGACGGGCTAAAAAGATGATTAATACGCCCGTCAATGAACAAGCTTTATTATCTTTATCCTACAACTACAAGCGCGGTGCCCCAGTCTTGTTCAAGTTTTCATGTACTACTTccttgaagctgttgattGACTTGCACATAAACACGCGACCTCATTCCCATAATTGACTCAGGCTTGTCCTCCTCGGGGCAGCATAAAGCTAACCGTGGCTTGCTCAACATTGAGCATGGTAATATCGTGGCAACTAACGTTGCTTGTCTCGCCATATTTGTTCAACACCAAAAGAAGAATCTTCCGCTGAGGCATATCTAGATCAAAGACGGCTGTTCTGCTTACGGTTTGCAAGGCCACCTTGGTTACACGAGAGGAGGGAGACTGCCAAAGGCTTCTGCGGCATTCTATTTCTACTTTTTGAGCCAAAACCCTGCCCAATAACGAGAGCATTCATGCACCGCGGTGGGTTCTCGGAGCCTTTACCCGGCTACCCCTACGTTGAAACTTGACACAAAGAGTATGCTTCATGCAAGTCCTTGGACTCGTGCTTCATGTTGTGGATGTAGTAAATGCTACGTCGCACCATATCCATGCTGCTAAGGTAATTTACAACTGGAGCATGTGTTTGCCTCTTTACAGCCGTTGTTAGTGGCAGGTCTGTCGAAAGCCTAGTGCCCCTTTGTACTTGGTGAATTATGCATGAACTCGTTAATCAACTGTTTTTGGTGTTGCCCACGAGAACCGGTGTGAAGGGTGAGATTGTTTACTGCTGCAAATATATGTAGTATAACATGACTATCATTGCTTCCTCGGAGAAATCCAATTTCCTCCTGCAGCCACAAGCCTCGTATGTCTGGTTGACGCCCAATATCGCCGAGGGACATCTGTTTGTTTTGGAGAAGAGTATGCGTTTTATCGCGTCACAGCATTCGAGACGTTGGTCCTGCAATATTTCCCAACACCTTGCTCGCACAGAAGCTCCCCGCTTCGGTCTTTGGTGCCATCGATACGGGCACAAACAAACGCCTAATGCTGCTACTCCCCAACGTTGCACATGACACCGGGCCTGGTCGTGCATCCCCGAAGTTCCACTGCCGAGTAGTACAAATTCAATTCTCTTCACAACTTAGACCGCTGCTATAATTAGTTCTTTATAGCCTCTCCAGGTGGGAGCGGACGTGTCTATGGGACGGGGAGGGTGGTTGAGAATTTGAGGTCTATTACACTACTTGACGCATCATCGAGACAAAGTTCGGCCAGAACGAAAAGCTCTATgcagtgctccgtacatgtaaAGAAGACAGAAGGATTCAGGTTGTATAAAAGAGCGAAGCTTGCTCAATTTGTTTCGTGCCTCCGGACTGTGTCACTTGTCTCGTTTTACTTCTGAGCAGAGAAGGTCAACGTCGACGAAGCTGCTCCGTAGATTAGGAAGACCAGCAGTGTTGATGGGCTACATACACAAAAGTTTCTGGCAATTTGACTGCAAGCATGGAGGAATCAAATCTAAGGCTAGGCAACGATCTTGAAGAAAGCCCTACAGCACAACGACGGTCTTCTACGCCCCTTGTCTCCCCTCAACATAGCACTCGGGTAGCATCATGAACTCAAAGTGAGAGGTGTCTCCAGCCAGGCTTGTTGAACAGTGCAGAGAAACTGGCAAGGGCCAACATGAGTGCTGAAACATTGATCCAACCTGAGAATGCACTACCGGAAGGGGCGCTGCGGGCTCCTGGGACGCTGGTGACGATTCTTGCGAGCACTTTCCTACCGGCTTCGCTGGCAGTAGGGTGCCTCAGCATGAATACCCGTTTCGCAAAGCTTGGTGGTATGTTATTTGATTTGCTGGGTGTCATCGTCTTGATCGGCGGGTTCGCCGTTGTGTCGGTTGCCGTGATCCGGATCTGGATTCGTGCGCGCTCTCATGGGCCATGGAAGACGAAAACACAGCGCGCCAGATCGGTCAAATCCAAGGCGCGAGTGTGGATCATCGTCTCCTGTCTCTATCTGTTGGTCACGGCATCATTCTTGATCATCATATTGGGTAATTACCTCGTGGGTGGTGTTACGCTTGGTGTAACGGCAGCTGTGTCTTTGGTTGGCTTTGCTTTATATCTCCTTCGTTAGGCTCCAACTTTTGAAAGCTCCTCTCGGGCGCCGTGCCTGTTTCTGATGACAGCAGGGCTCTCACAGTATAGCTAAGATTGACATGTGCTGGCAGAAAACTCGAACAAGCTGTCTTGTGAGTCTAAGCTCCAAGCCTGGTGATAGTCATTATCATATCCCTTGGTCCCCCAAGGAACGCAATAGAGCAGAAACATATGCTTCCTAGTAGTCAAGAACAGTCTTGGCCGTTGGGGAAACCGAATGAGAGTCGTGATGTAGGGAAACTTCAAAAAGTTTCATCAGACAACCGTCGTAGAAGCCCGGGCTTCGCACCAGAGTTACCGTGTAAGCTGAGCAAATAATATGCTACCTAATTAAGCTCCTACCTCACAGGGCGATCAATTTCCTAGATTTGTGATTAATATTTGATCTCTGCACGACGGAATACTCGCAATTAAGTTCCGAATCACAATGAAGGGGTCCTTACTCGCTTGCCATGCCACAACAGCGCATGTCAAAGTCACTCCCATCGCTCTCAGCTTCACCATGAGTCAGCTCAAGGATGGAGAAAAGATGACTTCCCATATGATTCGATGACGCCACACCCGTCAAAGACAGGTGCCAAACCTCAGATCGAGGCCATTTTGACAAGGCACCGTGAGCCAAGCAGTGACATTTCCAATTCCGTTTGACCCAGATTCCACGGCCCTAGGCcacaagggaaaaaaaactGGCTGCAATCACCATGATGGCAATTCCGCCCTGCACAACAAGACCAAAGCGacaaataaaataaaatcgACGTTCCCGCATCTGCATCTCCCGCCGGCCACAGGGAGTGTATAGCTAGCAGTCAGGGCGGCCCCACGCACAGCCGCGCAGCAAACTCCCATTGGTCCGCAGGCAGGACACCCAGAATCCCCATCAAGCTCACCCAAAGCCGCCAGATCTCCTGAGTCGCGTCCAAGCAACGACACCACGTCTTCCATCAAACCGCACCCTCgcactaccaccaccaccactacACGCTCCTTAACTTTACGAGTCTGGTCGTTTCGCCCGCCTGCGTCTCAACAATGGTACCCCCCCACCCGCTCAATCGCAACTCTCGCCCCGTCCTCCAGCCATGCTAACAATGCCAGATCGACAAACTAGTCGGCCTCGCCATGCTCGTGGCTTCGTCCGTCATATTCCTCTACTACACGATATGGACTCTTCTCATGGTACGTCTCCCCCGCGGAacctctcttttttttccattGGCGCAAAACACGTCTAATTTGCCGTCTGCAACACAGCCCTTTGTCGACAAGGACCACCCTCTCCAGGACTTCTTCCTCCATCGCAAGTGGGCGATCCGCATccccgtcatcctcatccttcTCGGTTCCGCGGTTGTAGGCTCGTTCTTGGGATTGGTCATGATTAGAAGTAATaggaagaaggcggcaaaggccaaggccgctgccaagaagaagaactaAGAATCGGTGTTGTCGAAACATAGTGACAACACCAGTGCTCTGATGGAGGAAAACGCGCTCTCCCTAAACAACCCGGCATTGCTGTTCGAATATTGGGGTTTGTGGCTAGTTAATAATTCGGCTTGCGCCGTCAGCATGaagaaataaataaaaa
The DNA window shown above is from Metarhizium brunneum chromosome 1, complete sequence and carries:
- the dpm2-1 gene encoding Dolichol phosphate-mannose biosynthesis regulatory protein; this translates as MIDKLVGLAMLVASSVIFLYYTIWTLLMPFVDKDHPLQDFFLHRKWAIRIPVILILLGSAVVGSFLGLVMIRSNRKKAAKAKAAAKKKN